Proteins from a genomic interval of Polaribacter sejongensis:
- a CDS encoding glycosyltransferase gives MKKIIVSVTNDLSTDQRVDKVCYTLHKNGFEVVLIGRRLENSAQLNRPYTTKRIPLICNKGFLFYAEYNLRLFFILLFSKKDILLSNDLDTLLPNFLVSWLQGKKIVYDSHELFPEIPELVHKPFVKKCWSHLEAWILPKLKNNYTVCKSIAAYYHKKYHTDFKTIMNLPREKEIQLGTFPFNNKGQKIILYQGAVNLGRGLELIIDTMPFLENTLLVIIGYGDIIDNLKQQVNEKHLNNNIYFLGKITPVELHKLTPLANLGISVEEDLGLNYRYALPNKIFDYIQAKVPILVSDLPEMKQIALNYKVGEIVKNRTPKELAAQIKKVLEKDFSTELKKAKKELIWEHQEEKLLSIFNHLK, from the coding sequence TTGAAAAAAATAATCGTTTCTGTCACAAATGATTTATCAACAGACCAACGTGTTGATAAGGTTTGCTATACATTACATAAAAACGGCTTTGAAGTTGTTTTAATAGGTAGAAGATTAGAAAACAGCGCTCAGTTAAACAGACCTTACACCACCAAAAGAATTCCTTTAATATGCAACAAAGGCTTTTTGTTTTATGCGGAATACAATTTGCGTTTATTTTTTATCTTACTTTTTTCTAAAAAAGATATTTTACTGTCTAATGATTTAGATACATTGTTGCCTAATTTTTTAGTGAGTTGGCTACAAGGGAAAAAAATAGTTTATGACAGTCATGAGTTGTTTCCAGAAATACCTGAATTGGTACACAAACCTTTTGTTAAAAAATGCTGGTCTCATTTAGAAGCTTGGATACTTCCTAAACTTAAAAACAACTACACAGTTTGTAAAAGTATTGCAGCGTATTATCATAAAAAATACCATACGGACTTTAAAACAATTATGAATTTACCTAGAGAAAAAGAAATTCAGTTAGGTACGTTTCCTTTTAATAATAAAGGCCAAAAAATCATTCTATACCAAGGTGCAGTAAATTTAGGAAGAGGCTTAGAATTAATTATAGACACCATGCCTTTTTTAGAAAATACACTTTTAGTAATTATTGGTTATGGTGATATTATTGACAACCTGAAACAGCAAGTAAATGAAAAACATTTAAATAACAACATTTATTTTTTAGGTAAAATCACTCCAGTAGAATTACACAAACTTACCCCTTTAGCCAATTTAGGAATAAGTGTAGAAGAAGATCTAGGATTAAATTACAGATATGCTTTACCAAACAAAATATTCGATTATATACAAGCCAAAGTCCCTATTTTAGTTTCTGATTTACCCGAAATGAAACAAATTGCACTAAATTATAAGGTAGGTGAAATCGTTAAAAATAGAACCCCAAAAGAACTTGCTGCACAAATAAAAAAAGTACTTGAAAAAGATTTTTCTACAGAGTTAAAGAAAGCAAAAAAAGAATTGATTTGGGAGCATCAAGAAGAAAAGCTATTATCAATCTTTAATCATTTAAAATAG